In Patagioenas fasciata isolate bPatFas1 chromosome 2, bPatFas1.hap1, whole genome shotgun sequence, a single window of DNA contains:
- the LOC139827311 gene encoding uncharacterized protein: MGTGTSIHTKPWHQYRCWHQHHYQHQCQHQHQGLALVFASATVLGSAPVPAPALAPVSVLLPVSAPVSALAPHQHRPSAGTGISTKPRAPGLPPQLCPQCHLRVTGAGEGGDPPGAVLLGPPSASSKHPVTPGATSPRPQGEEHPATHTPTPGPPILARDRQDTHVWDCTGFGDPPRTHPSPGTLWSNSTRRWCRWETREKRHCSVFMETRESSPDPGCCRVRTGGPWGPLRRTRAGWPQAAGREGSGTRRVNGLSRRHGSLSSHFARGCHRSSVPSSAAFPKRGTRSPPSPRTPAPWPSTPGAPAAAALPVPRAELGQ, translated from the coding sequence ATGGGCACGGGTACCAGTATCCACACCAAGCCCTGGCACCAGTACCGGTGTTGGCACCAGCACCACTATCAGCACCAGTGTCAGCACCAGCACCAAGGCCTGGCACTGGTATTCGCATCAGCAACAGTGTTGGGATCGGCACCAGTACCAGCACCAGCACTGGCACCAGTATCTGTGTTGTTACCAGTATCGGCACCAGTATCAGCCCTGGCCCCACACCAGCATCGCCCCAGTGCTGGCACTGGCATCAGCACCAAGCCCAGAGCCCCTGGGCTGCCCCCTcagctgtgtccccagtgtcacctcagggtgacaggggctggggaagggggtgacccccccggggctgtgctgctgggcccCCCTTCTGCCTCCAGCAAACACCCGGTGACACCAGGGGCCACGAGCCCCAGGCCACAGGGTGAGGAGCACCCGGCCACCCACACACccacaccaggaccccccatccTGGCCAGAGACAGACAGGACACCCACGTGTGGGACTGCacggggtttggggaccccccgcGCACTcaccccagccctgggacccTTTGGTCCAACAGCACCAGGCGCTGGTGCCGGTGGGAGACCAGGGAAAAGCGTCACTGTTCTGTTTTCATGGAAACCCGAGAAAGCTCCCCTgaccctgggtgctgcagggtccGTACGGGTGGGCCGTGGGGTCCCCTCCGCAGGACACGAGCGGGATGGCCCCAGGCTGcgggcagggagggcagtgggacaagAAGGGTTAACGGGCTGAGCAGGCGTCACGGGAGCCTGAGCAGCCATTTCGCTCGAGGATGTCATCGCTCCAGCGTCCCCTCCAGTGCTGCGTTCCCCAAACGGGGCACCCGAAGCCCCCCAAGCCCCCGCACCCCTGCCCCATGGCCCAGCACCCCGGGGGCTCCCGCAGCCGCTGccctcccagtccccagggccgaGCTGGGTCAGTGA